A section of the Mergibacter septicus genome encodes:
- the zipA gene encoding cell division protein ZipA: MDLQQIIITIAVIILAILIGHGLWSARKEKLQREQANKRFERQEPELTSEYVSAPRPVRRASINDQLEVQKNCVNTNTTSTISANTTKPTTAPVTEITENKDDVAVHQPLQQTLDLDDDNLEQEVSQIKITLPGQPPISATSQSNPTLDAVKGEQEITPSEQTTEITNQAEQNEKDEINSVNNSENNAEKPETTEEKTQQEYLVIYVVAPENREFYGSRIVASLENLGFIFGQHNIFHYHLDLNADSPITFSVANMRKPGVFDLSNMDQFSTNGLTFFMPLPSPGNNLVNFRTMLRTATTLSEELNGFLLNDRREIFTEENKQAYLAKVTEE, from the coding sequence ATGGATCTTCAACAAATCATTATCACTATCGCAGTCATTATCTTAGCAATTCTAATCGGCCATGGTTTATGGTCAGCCCGTAAAGAAAAATTACAACGAGAACAAGCCAATAAACGTTTTGAGCGACAAGAACCAGAATTAACCTCTGAATATGTTTCAGCACCTCGCCCTGTTCGTCGTGCTTCAATTAATGATCAACTTGAAGTACAAAAAAACTGTGTAAATACAAATACCACTTCTACTATATCTGCTAACACCACCAAACCTACCACTGCTCCTGTTACCGAAATAACAGAAAATAAAGATGATGTAGCTGTTCATCAACCATTACAACAAACTCTTGATTTAGATGATGATAATCTGGAACAAGAAGTTAGCCAAATTAAAATTACACTACCGGGACAACCACCTATTTCTGCTACATCTCAATCTAATCCAACACTTGATGCGGTTAAAGGTGAACAAGAAATAACACCATCAGAACAAACCACAGAAATAACAAATCAAGCTGAACAAAATGAAAAAGACGAAATAAATTCAGTAAATAACAGTGAAAATAATGCTGAAAAACCTGAAACAACAGAAGAAAAAACACAACAAGAATACCTTGTGATCTATGTTGTAGCACCAGAAAACCGTGAATTTTATGGTTCCCGCATTGTGGCTTCATTAGAAAATTTAGGCTTTATTTTTGGTCAACATAATATTTTCCATTATCACCTAGACTTAAATGCCGACAGCCCAATTACATTTAGTGTTGCTAATATGCGTAAACCCGGGGTATTTGATCTGAGTAATATGGATCAATTTAGTACAAACGGTTTAACCTTCTTTATGCCTTTACCATCTCCGGGTAATAACCTCGTAAATTTCCGAACAATGTTAAGAACCGCAACAACACTTTCTGAAGAACTAAACGGATTTTTATTAAATGATCGGCGAGAAATTTTTACTGAAGAAAATAAACAAGCCTATTTAGCTAAAGTAACGGAAGAGTAA
- the cysZ gene encoding sulfate transporter CysZ: MNFEEIKQGFNYFVLGWHLIMQKGLRRFVIVPFIINIILLSAIFYLFLHQINQFNHWLMAFIPDWLGVISYLILALGIAVILLFFYFIFTTLAGFIAAPFNGLLAEKVEIRLTGEETASMTLLDLTKDLPRIFKREWQKLCYSWWRLVLLFLCGFIPFLGQTIVPFLFFIFTAWLLAIQYCDYPFDNHKVDFQQMKLALAQKRWLNLTFGGLVSLCAFIPLVNFIVMPVAVCGATAIWVDHYRQQFKSNLAENRTD; the protein is encoded by the coding sequence GTGAATTTTGAAGAAATTAAACAAGGGTTCAATTATTTTGTTTTAGGCTGGCACTTAATTATGCAAAAAGGATTACGCCGTTTTGTTATTGTGCCGTTTATTATTAATATTATTCTACTGAGTGCTATTTTTTACCTTTTTTTACACCAGATTAACCAGTTTAACCATTGGTTAATGGCATTTATACCAGATTGGTTAGGTGTGATTAGTTATTTAATCCTAGCTTTAGGAATAGCGGTTATTTTGTTGTTCTTTTATTTTATTTTTACCACCTTAGCAGGTTTTATTGCTGCTCCTTTTAATGGTCTTTTGGCTGAAAAAGTAGAAATACGATTAACGGGTGAAGAGACAGCTAGTATGACTTTGCTTGATCTCACTAAAGATCTTCCTCGTATTTTTAAGCGAGAATGGCAGAAACTTTGTTATAGTTGGTGGCGTTTAGTGTTACTTTTTCTTTGTGGTTTTATTCCCTTTCTTGGACAAACGATAGTGCCTTTTCTTTTTTTCATTTTTACAGCGTGGTTATTAGCAATTCAGTATTGTGATTATCCTTTTGATAACCACAAAGTTGATTTTCAACAAATGAAACTTGCACTTGCACAAAAACGTTGGTTAAATTTGACTTTTGGTGGTTTAGTGTCTCTCTGTGCTTTTATTCCTTTAGTGAATTTTATTGTAATGCCTGTTGCTGTTTGCGGTGCTACTGCCATTTGGGTGGATCATTATCGTCAGCAGTTTAAGAGCAATCTAGCAGAAAATAGAACGGATTAG